The proteins below come from a single Demetria terragena DSM 11295 genomic window:
- a CDS encoding YebC/PmpR family DNA-binding transcriptional regulator, translating into MSGHSKWATTKHKKAAIDAKRGKLFAKLIKNIEVAARQGGGDLAGNPTLYDAVQKAKKSSVPNDNIDRAVKRGSGAEAGGADYLALTYEGYAPGGIAVLIECLTDNKNRAVAEVRTALTRNGGSMAESGSVAYLFNRKGVVIVPKAQEGKADATEDDLLEVVLDAGAEDVNDLGESFEIVSEATDFVAVREALQAAGIDYDSAEASFVPTVEVPLDADGAKKMFRVIEALEDSDDVQNVFANGDVSDEVLAQLDED; encoded by the coding sequence GTGTCCGGCCACTCCAAATGGGCGACCACCAAGCACAAGAAGGCGGCCATTGACGCCAAGCGAGGCAAGCTGTTCGCCAAGCTCATCAAGAACATCGAGGTCGCGGCCCGCCAAGGTGGCGGCGATTTGGCCGGAAACCCCACGCTGTACGACGCCGTACAGAAGGCCAAGAAGTCGTCGGTGCCGAATGACAACATCGATCGTGCGGTCAAGCGCGGCTCCGGGGCCGAGGCCGGGGGAGCCGACTACCTCGCGCTGACCTACGAGGGCTATGCGCCCGGCGGTATCGCCGTTCTCATCGAGTGCCTGACCGACAACAAGAACCGCGCGGTCGCCGAGGTGCGTACGGCCCTGACGCGCAACGGCGGCAGTATGGCTGAGTCTGGCTCGGTGGCTTACCTGTTCAACCGCAAGGGCGTGGTTATCGTCCCCAAGGCGCAGGAGGGTAAGGCCGACGCCACCGAGGACGACCTTCTCGAAGTGGTGCTCGACGCTGGCGCCGAGGACGTGAACGACCTGGGGGAGTCTTTCGAGATCGTGTCTGAAGCCACCGACTTCGTTGCCGTCCGGGAAGCTCTGCAGGCCGCGGGCATTGACTACGACTCCGCGGAAGCGTCCTTCGTGCCGACCGTCGAGGTGCCATTGGATGCCGACGGCGCCAAGAAGATGTTCCGAGTCATCGAAGCCCTAGAGGACAGCGACGACGTCCAGAACGTGTTTGCCAACGGTGACGTGT
- the pdxT gene encoding pyridoxal 5'-phosphate synthase glutaminase subunit PdxT: MGHSHSVESGQPVTIGVLAVQGDVREHLTALTAAGADAIPVRRPVELAAVDGIVLPGGESTTMIRLLRTFDLLEPLRAAIAAGLPAYGSCAGMILLADRLLDGQEGQATVGGIDMTVRRNAFGRQVDSFEGEVEVQGVEGGPTRGIFIRAPWVESAGPGVGVLAQVRVQAGELRAVAVRQGDLLATAFHPEVGSDYRVHGLFVDMVRERRAANHG; encoded by the coding sequence ATGGGACACAGCCACAGCGTAGAGAGCGGCCAGCCAGTGACGATCGGCGTGCTCGCTGTGCAGGGTGATGTACGCGAACACCTCACTGCTCTCACGGCCGCCGGTGCCGATGCCATCCCCGTTCGACGTCCTGTCGAGTTGGCTGCTGTTGACGGCATCGTCCTCCCCGGTGGTGAGTCGACGACCATGATCCGACTGCTACGCACCTTCGATCTGCTAGAGCCGTTGCGCGCTGCGATCGCCGCGGGACTACCCGCCTACGGTTCCTGTGCCGGAATGATCCTGCTCGCTGACCGTCTCCTCGATGGGCAAGAAGGACAGGCCACCGTTGGCGGCATCGATATGACGGTCCGGCGCAATGCCTTTGGGCGACAAGTGGATTCATTTGAAGGTGAAGTTGAGGTTCAGGGGGTGGAAGGCGGTCCGACGCGCGGCATCTTCATTCGTGCGCCCTGGGTCGAGTCGGCCGGGCCAGGCGTAGGGGTTTTGGCGCAGGTACGCGTGCAGGCTGGGGAGTTGCGCGCCGTCGCGGTGCGACAGGGAGACCTGCTTGCTACCGCGTTTCATCCTGAGGTTGGCAGCGACTATCGCGTGCACGGACTGTTCGTTGACATGGTGCGCGAGAGGCGAGCGGCCAACCACGGGTAG
- a CDS encoding GNAT family N-acetyltransferase yields the protein MSHDLSIRRRRSTDMAPLVALLARQQPSTRYPLRWPLPFPAENFVARANEEQSWVAEREGEIVGHVALTSVPEGQLAEIWSAGAQRPPHELACVSVLFVDDRLAGTGIGGALLDTAVTAARGAGRTPVLDVVQAHGPAVAVYRHRGWVEVGTARPSWLPDDEPSILLMMLPNDRAAAVSGE from the coding sequence GTGTCCCATGATCTCTCCATTCGCAGGCGCCGCTCGACCGACATGGCGCCTCTTGTCGCCTTGCTCGCCCGGCAGCAGCCAAGCACACGGTATCCACTGCGGTGGCCGCTGCCATTTCCGGCAGAGAACTTCGTTGCCCGTGCGAACGAGGAGCAGTCCTGGGTGGCCGAACGGGAGGGCGAGATCGTGGGCCACGTCGCGCTGACCAGCGTCCCCGAGGGACAACTCGCTGAGATCTGGTCCGCGGGCGCCCAGCGGCCACCCCATGAATTGGCCTGCGTCTCAGTGCTCTTCGTCGACGACCGGCTTGCCGGGACCGGCATCGGGGGCGCTCTGCTCGATACCGCGGTGACCGCTGCCCGCGGTGCTGGCCGTACGCCCGTGCTCGACGTGGTGCAAGCACACGGACCGGCGGTTGCGGTGTATCGCCACCGTGGCTGGGTGGAGGTCGGCACGGCCCGACCGTCCTGGCTGCCCGATGACGAACCGTCGATCCTGCTCATGATGTTGCCGAATGACCGGGCCGCCGCGGTCAGCGGAGAGTGA
- a CDS encoding aminoglycoside phosphotransferase family protein, protein MPGEVREPDAPLVRRLLGRQYPDLADEYVRPSAAPGSSNWVFRVGDHYAVRLPREDGYVADLDKEVIWLPRLAPELPVGVPSVRFRGSPCAEFSRPWTVVSWVSGRLPENLSASEQATFARGLGEFVRALHAVDTWGQETGERQWGYRAGEPVTPTSDRWVEEATDALADMFDPVRARHAWTLIRDVPPASELPCWVHTDLSAENVLVEDGGRLAGVIDFGGLGVGDRSVDLLYAWSLFDESARDLFREASGVDGATWRRARAWAFAGPGLLTLANYRTSMPDRTRRLTRMVEAVAADVGVTLR, encoded by the coding sequence ATGCCAGGCGAGGTGCGCGAGCCGGACGCCCCACTGGTACGACGTCTCTTGGGTCGTCAGTATCCAGATTTGGCCGACGAATACGTGCGCCCGAGTGCCGCACCAGGGAGCAGTAACTGGGTGTTCCGAGTCGGTGACCACTACGCGGTGCGGCTGCCGCGTGAGGACGGCTATGTCGCGGACCTCGACAAGGAGGTTATCTGGTTGCCACGGCTCGCGCCCGAATTGCCCGTGGGGGTTCCCAGTGTGCGATTTCGTGGGTCTCCGTGCGCAGAGTTCTCCCGTCCCTGGACTGTCGTGTCCTGGGTCTCAGGGAGACTCCCGGAGAATCTGAGCGCGAGCGAACAAGCTACGTTTGCAAGGGGACTCGGGGAATTCGTGCGGGCATTGCATGCTGTCGACACCTGGGGTCAGGAGACAGGCGAACGGCAGTGGGGCTATCGCGCAGGTGAGCCGGTTACGCCTACCAGCGACCGATGGGTCGAGGAGGCCACGGATGCACTGGCCGACATGTTCGACCCGGTCCGGGCGCGTCACGCGTGGACTCTGATTCGCGACGTCCCACCCGCGTCCGAACTGCCTTGCTGGGTTCATACCGACCTGTCGGCGGAGAACGTGCTTGTCGAGGACGGCGGGCGTCTGGCGGGTGTGATCGACTTCGGCGGACTCGGCGTGGGGGACCGATCGGTCGACTTGCTCTATGCCTGGAGTTTGTTCGACGAGTCAGCTCGCGACCTCTTCCGGGAGGCGTCCGGTGTCGACGGCGCCACGTGGCGCCGGGCCCGCGCCTGGGCGTTCGCAGGCCCAGGACTACTGACGTTGGCGAACTATCGGACGTCGATGCCGGATCGGACCCGTCGCCTCACGCGGATGGTTGAGGCTGTGGCTGCCGATGTGGGAGTCACTCTCCGCTGA
- the pyrE gene encoding orotate phosphoribosyltransferase — translation MDEMKRVHRELTMAGVIVLAPGEVSGDISTEQKVALGNLHLRKIDLADRVLVVNPGGYVGQSASREIAYARAAGKPVAFTEAVTPDTALAAEINTACRLQGEFTLRSGQVSDTYFDKYLFEADPALLDRVVAQMVDLLPVETEVLGGLELGGIPIVTILSAKTGLPAIFVRKAAKAYGTAKLAEGPDFSGKRVTIVEDVITSGGAVRDAVKALRPRGAIVDTVVCAIDRSLEPGEALRDLEMDVRSVLTQSDLDAPN, via the coding sequence ATGGACGAAATGAAACGTGTGCACCGCGAACTCACCATGGCTGGTGTCATCGTGCTGGCGCCGGGGGAGGTCAGCGGCGATATCTCCACTGAACAGAAGGTCGCCCTGGGCAACCTGCACCTGCGCAAGATCGACCTAGCGGACCGAGTTTTGGTCGTGAACCCCGGTGGCTACGTCGGCCAGTCGGCCAGCCGCGAAATTGCTTATGCCCGGGCTGCGGGCAAGCCGGTCGCATTCACTGAGGCCGTGACCCCCGACACCGCCTTGGCAGCCGAGATCAATACGGCCTGCCGGCTGCAGGGCGAGTTCACGTTGCGTTCGGGGCAGGTGAGCGACACGTACTTCGACAAATACCTCTTCGAGGCTGATCCAGCGTTGTTGGATCGGGTCGTCGCGCAGATGGTCGACCTCCTTCCGGTCGAGACCGAAGTGCTCGGCGGGCTCGAGTTGGGAGGCATACCCATCGTGACGATCCTGTCGGCGAAGACAGGTCTGCCGGCAATCTTCGTGCGGAAGGCCGCCAAGGCGTATGGCACCGCAAAATTGGCCGAAGGTCCGGATTTCTCTGGCAAACGGGTCACCATTGTGGAAGACGTGATCACCAGTGGTGGCGCTGTTCGTGATGCCGTCAAGGCACTGCGCCCACGGGGCGCAATTGTCGACACTGTCGTGTGCGCCATCGATCGCTCACTCGAGCCAGGCGAGGCGCTACGCGACCTCGAGATGGATGTCCGGTCGGTCCTGACGCAGTCGGACCTGGACGCTCCGAACTGA
- a CDS encoding type II toxin-antitoxin system PemK/MazF family toxin yields the protein MVIRRGELCWVDFGEPKGSAPAKRRPAVIVQSDRYNSSRISTVVVLPITSNTVLARHPGNVFIPALTSGLAKDSVVNVSQPMTVDRSDLDVTGVGLPDSLMDAVDQGLRRVVDL from the coding sequence GTGGTGATCCGGCGCGGTGAGCTCTGTTGGGTCGACTTCGGTGAACCCAAGGGCAGCGCTCCAGCGAAGCGGCGACCAGCCGTCATCGTGCAGTCGGACCGCTACAACTCCTCGAGAATCTCGACGGTCGTTGTTCTGCCGATCACGTCCAACACTGTGCTTGCACGCCACCCTGGCAATGTGTTCATTCCAGCGTTGACATCCGGCTTGGCGAAGGACTCAGTCGTCAATGTGTCGCAGCCGATGACTGTCGACCGCTCCGACCTCGATGTCACCGGCGTTGGACTGCCGGACAGCCTGATGGACGCGGTCGACCAGGGACTGCGGCGGGTGGTGGACCTGTGA